In Miscanthus floridulus cultivar M001 chromosome 5, ASM1932011v1, whole genome shotgun sequence, one genomic interval encodes:
- the LOC136450772 gene encoding vesicle-associated membrane protein 721-like isoform X2, which translates to MEREFKRPQAMAQPSLIYAFVARGTVILADHVDFAGSFFTVSGLATKAAQLLRGLPSVGKIVNHCEGGHTFDYYIEDGLTYCVVADDSIKRQIPEDFLLSVKEDFIRMYAGENEENSLSKDFGPKLKEHMQLCLDDSKEIRRVAETKENVLEFANSENVLEHGEKVQLIVDNTGDLHDQILMEVQDLFTKYDNLWPKKVESPMKQLHANHTSELWADVLAVLSRSYIGKKFSEGTHQPNKLNTSDGIEMPSLAFKCKKQIGRSKP; encoded by the exons ATGGAGAGGGAGTTCAAGCGACCGCAGGCGATGGCGCAGCCGTCACTGATCTACGCGTTCGTGGCGCGGGGCACGGTGATCCTGGCGGATCACGTCGATTTCGCCGGTAGCTTCTTCACCGTGTCGGGCCTCGCCACCAAAGCGGCCCAGCTCCTCCGAGGCCTCCCGAGCGTCGGCAAGATCGTCAACCACTGCGAGGGCGGCCACACCTTCGATTACTACATCGAGGACGGATTGA CATATTGTGTGGTTGCTGATGATTCAATTAAGCGACAAATCCCAGAAGATTTTCTGCTTTCTGTGAAGGAGGATTTTATCAGAATGTATGCTGGTGAAAATGAAGAAAACAGCTTGAGTAAGGACTTCGG ACCAAAACTTAAAGAGCATATGCAGTTATGCTTGGATGATTCCAAGGAGATCAGGAGGGTGGCAGAAACGAAGGAAAATGTCTTGGAGTTTGCAAACAGCGAAAAC GTTCTTGAACACGGCGAGAAGGTTCAGCTAATTGTTGACAACACAGGAGACCTGCATGATCAG ATCCTGATGGAGGTTCAAGATTTGTTCACAAAATATGACAATCTTTGGCCGAAAAAAGTTGAAAGTCCCATGAAACAACTTCACGCGAACCATACATCAGAATTGTGGGCAGATGTGCTTGCTGTCTTATCTCGTTCATATATAGGAAAGAAATTCTCAGAGGGAACACATCAACCTAATAAGTTGAACACATCCGATGGCATTGAGATGCCTTCACTGGCATTCAAATGCAAGAAACAAATCGGCAGATCCAAGCCATGA
- the LOC136450772 gene encoding vesicle-associated membrane protein 721-like isoform X1, which yields MEREFKRPQAMAQPSLIYAFVARGTVILADHVDFAGSFFTVSGLATKAAQLLRGLPSVGKIVNHCEGGHTFDYYIEDGLTYCVVADDSIKRQIPEDFLLSVKEDFIRMYAGENEENSLSKDFGPKLKEHMQLCLDDSKEIRRVAETKENVLEFANSENFDTQVLEHGEKVQLIVDNTGDLHDQILMEVQDLFTKYDNLWPKKVESPMKQLHANHTSELWADVLAVLSRSYIGKKFSEGTHQPNKLNTSDGIEMPSLAFKCKKQIGRSKP from the exons ATGGAGAGGGAGTTCAAGCGACCGCAGGCGATGGCGCAGCCGTCACTGATCTACGCGTTCGTGGCGCGGGGCACGGTGATCCTGGCGGATCACGTCGATTTCGCCGGTAGCTTCTTCACCGTGTCGGGCCTCGCCACCAAAGCGGCCCAGCTCCTCCGAGGCCTCCCGAGCGTCGGCAAGATCGTCAACCACTGCGAGGGCGGCCACACCTTCGATTACTACATCGAGGACGGATTGA CATATTGTGTGGTTGCTGATGATTCAATTAAGCGACAAATCCCAGAAGATTTTCTGCTTTCTGTGAAGGAGGATTTTATCAGAATGTATGCTGGTGAAAATGAAGAAAACAGCTTGAGTAAGGACTTCGG ACCAAAACTTAAAGAGCATATGCAGTTATGCTTGGATGATTCCAAGGAGATCAGGAGGGTGGCAGAAACGAAGGAAAATGTCTTGGAGTTTGCAAACAGCGAAAAC TTTGATACTCAGGTTCTTGAACACGGCGAGAAGGTTCAGCTAATTGTTGACAACACAGGAGACCTGCATGATCAG ATCCTGATGGAGGTTCAAGATTTGTTCACAAAATATGACAATCTTTGGCCGAAAAAAGTTGAAAGTCCCATGAAACAACTTCACGCGAACCATACATCAGAATTGTGGGCAGATGTGCTTGCTGTCTTATCTCGTTCATATATAGGAAAGAAATTCTCAGAGGGAACACATCAACCTAATAAGTTGAACACATCCGATGGCATTGAGATGCCTTCACTGGCATTCAAATGCAAGAAACAAATCGGCAGATCCAAGCCATGA